The Rhinolophus ferrumequinum isolate MPI-CBG mRhiFer1 chromosome 6, mRhiFer1_v1.p, whole genome shotgun sequence genome has a window encoding:
- the DUOXA1 gene encoding dual oxidase maturation factor 1 isoform X1, producing MEEQKHLPLPHNPTKMAAFGHTFPFYAGPKPTFPMDTTLAVIITIFLTALVTFIIILPGIRGKMRLFWLLRVVTSLFIGAVILAVNFSSEWSVGLVSTNTSYKASSSQWISADVGLQIGLRGVNITLTGTPVQQLHETINYNEEFTWQLGENYAEEYARALEKGLPDPVLYLAEKFTPNSPCGLHGQYRLAGHYTSAILWVAFLCWLLANVMLSMPVLVYGGHMLLATGIFQLLGLLFFSMATSLTPPCPLRLGTATLPTHRGPAFWITLTTGLLCVLLGLAMGVAHRMHPHRLKVFFNHSVGENPGLEWNPEEGGLLSPSYQSTAESPEPQDIPLSEASSKACCEEEHPSVPDHAL from the exons CATCTGCCTCTACCGCACAACCCCACCAAAATGGCTGCTTTTGGACACACATTCCCCTTCTATGCTGGCCCCAAGCCAACCTTCCCAATGGACACCACCTTGgctgtcatcatcaccatctttCTGACTGCACTGGTCACCTTCATCATCATCTTGCCTGGCATTCGGGGCAAAATG AGGCTGTTCTGGCTGCTACGGGTGGTGACCAGCTTATTCATCGGGGCTGTGATCCTGG CTGTGAATTTCAGTTCTGAGTGGTCCGTGGGCCTGGTCAGCACCAACACATCCTATAAAGCTTCCAGTTCCCAGTGGATCAGTGCTGACGTTGGGCTGCAGATTGGACTGAGAGGAGTCAACATCACACTCACAG GGACCCCAGTGCAGCAGCTGCATGAAACCATCAATTACAATGAGGAATTCACCTGGCAGCTAGGCGAGAACTATGCTGAGGAGTATGCAAGGGCGCTGGAGAAGGGACTGCCGGACCCTGTGCTCTACCTGGCTGAGAAGTTCACCCCGAACAGCCCATGTGGCCTGCATGGACAGTACCGCCTGGCGGGACACTACACCTCGGCCATTCTGTG GGTGGCATTcctctgctggctgctggccaatGTGATGCTGTCCATGCCCGTGTTGGTCTATGGTGGCCACATGCTGCTGGCCACGGGGATCTTCCAGCTGCTGGGACTGCTCTTCTTCTCCATGGCCACATCACTcaccccaccctgtcccctgCGCCTGGGCACTGCTACACTGCCCACTCACCGTGGACCTGCCTTCTGGATCACGTTGACCACAG GACTGCTTTGTGTGCTGCTGGGCCTGGCCATGGGGGTGGCCCACAGGATGCATCCCCACAGGCTGAAGGTTTTCTTCAACCACAGTGTGGGggagaaccctgggctggagtggAATCCTGAGGAAGGGGGACTCCTGAGCCCCAGCTACCAGTCCACAGCTGAGAGTCCTGAACCCCAGGACATTCCTCTGTCAGAGGCTTCCTCCAAGGCATGCTGTGAAGAGGAGCACCCCAGTGTGCCTGACCATGCCCTATAA
- the DUOXA1 gene encoding dual oxidase maturation factor 1 isoform X2, protein MAAFGHTFPFYAGPKPTFPMDTTLAVIITIFLTALVTFIIILPGIRGKMRLFWLLRVVTSLFIGAVILAVNFSSEWSVGLVSTNTSYKASSSQWISADVGLQIGLRGVNITLTGTPVQQLHETINYNEEFTWQLGENYAEEYARALEKGLPDPVLYLAEKFTPNSPCGLHGQYRLAGHYTSAILWVAFLCWLLANVMLSMPVLVYGGHMLLATGIFQLLGLLFFSMATSLTPPCPLRLGTATLPTHRGPAFWITLTTGLLCVLLGLAMGVAHRMHPHRLKVFFNHSVGENPGLEWNPEEGGLLSPSYQSTAESPEPQDIPLSEASSKACCEEEHPSVPDHAL, encoded by the exons ATGGCTGCTTTTGGACACACATTCCCCTTCTATGCTGGCCCCAAGCCAACCTTCCCAATGGACACCACCTTGgctgtcatcatcaccatctttCTGACTGCACTGGTCACCTTCATCATCATCTTGCCTGGCATTCGGGGCAAAATG AGGCTGTTCTGGCTGCTACGGGTGGTGACCAGCTTATTCATCGGGGCTGTGATCCTGG CTGTGAATTTCAGTTCTGAGTGGTCCGTGGGCCTGGTCAGCACCAACACATCCTATAAAGCTTCCAGTTCCCAGTGGATCAGTGCTGACGTTGGGCTGCAGATTGGACTGAGAGGAGTCAACATCACACTCACAG GGACCCCAGTGCAGCAGCTGCATGAAACCATCAATTACAATGAGGAATTCACCTGGCAGCTAGGCGAGAACTATGCTGAGGAGTATGCAAGGGCGCTGGAGAAGGGACTGCCGGACCCTGTGCTCTACCTGGCTGAGAAGTTCACCCCGAACAGCCCATGTGGCCTGCATGGACAGTACCGCCTGGCGGGACACTACACCTCGGCCATTCTGTG GGTGGCATTcctctgctggctgctggccaatGTGATGCTGTCCATGCCCGTGTTGGTCTATGGTGGCCACATGCTGCTGGCCACGGGGATCTTCCAGCTGCTGGGACTGCTCTTCTTCTCCATGGCCACATCACTcaccccaccctgtcccctgCGCCTGGGCACTGCTACACTGCCCACTCACCGTGGACCTGCCTTCTGGATCACGTTGACCACAG GACTGCTTTGTGTGCTGCTGGGCCTGGCCATGGGGGTGGCCCACAGGATGCATCCCCACAGGCTGAAGGTTTTCTTCAACCACAGTGTGGGggagaaccctgggctggagtggAATCCTGAGGAAGGGGGACTCCTGAGCCCCAGCTACCAGTCCACAGCTGAGAGTCCTGAACCCCAGGACATTCCTCTGTCAGAGGCTTCCTCCAAGGCATGCTGTGAAGAGGAGCACCCCAGTGTGCCTGACCATGCCCTATAA
- the DUOXA2 gene encoding dual oxidase maturation factor 2, whose protein sequence is MTLWDGVLPFYPQSRHSAGFSFPLLVVILVFLSLAISFLLILPGIRGHSRWFWLVRVLLSLFIGAEIVAVHFSAEWSVGRVSTNTSYKAFSAARIRADIGLHVGLEGINITLKGTPVQQLNETINYNEQFRWRLGENYAEEYAEALEKGLPDPVLYLAEKFSRSSPCGLYRQYRLAGHYASATLWVAFCLWLLSNVLLSMPVPLYGGVSLLATGTFALLSVVVFASIASVPLCPLRLGSSALTTHYGAAFWITLATGVLCLLLGGAVVSFHYAWPSALRTFLDLNVKDCGNHSRGRSPLNFQNSIIIHKQFGASDSTISTNL, encoded by the exons ATGACTCTCTGGGATGGCGTGCTGCCTTTTTACCCCCAGTCCCGGCATTCAGCTGGCTTCAGCTTCCCGCTGCTCGTCGTCATTCTGGTGTTTTTGAGCTTGGCCATCAGCTTCTTGCTCATCTTGCCCGGGATTCGTGGCCACTCG CGCTGGTTCTGGTTGGTGAGAGTTCTTCTAAGTCTGTTCATAGGCGCAGAAATTGTGG CCGTGCACTTCAGCGCAGAATGGTCAGTAGGTAGGGTGAGCACCAACACATCCTACAAGGCCTTCAGCGCAGCGCGCATCCGAGCCGACATCGGTCTGCATGTGGGCCTGGAGGGAATCAATATCACACTCAAAG GGACCCCAGTGCAGCAGCTGAACGAGACCATCAACTACAACGAGCAGTTTCGCTGGCGCCTGGGCGAGAACTATGCGGAGGAGTACGCGGAAGCGCTGGAGAAGGGGCTGCCTGATCCAGTTCTCTACTTGGCGGAGAAGTTTAGCAGGAGCAGCCCCTGCGGGCTCTACCGCCAATACCGGCTGGCGGGACACTATGCTTCGGCCACGCTGTG GGTGGCGTTCTGCCTCTGGCTCCTCTCCAACGTACTGCTCTCCATGCCCGTCCCGCTCTATGGAGGCGTGTCGCTCCTGGCCACCGGCACGTTCGCGCTCCTGTCTGTCGTGGTCTTCGCCTCCATCGCCAGTGTGCCGCTCTGTCCTCTCCGCCTCGGCTCCTCTGCGCTCACCACTCACTACGGTGCCGCCTTTTGGATCACGCTGGCCACCG GGGTCCTGTGCCTCCTCTTGGGAGGGGCCGTGGTGAGTTTCCACTATGCTTGGCCCAGCGCTCTTCGTACCTTCTTGGACCTAAACGTCAAGGACTGCGGTAACCACTCAAGAGGGCGCTCGCCTCTCAATTTccaaaactcaataataatacACAAGCAATTCGGGGCCTCGGACTCAACGATCAGTACTAACCTATAA